The Stegostoma tigrinum isolate sSteTig4 unplaced genomic scaffold, sSteTig4.hap1 scaffold_55, whole genome shotgun sequence genome includes a window with the following:
- the LOC132208857 gene encoding proteoglycan 4-like, whose translation MEMGYSASVKCSQRIAPSSPDPLSATCPLRPAPLTATFPIRPDPLTANCPLRSDPLAATCPYSRDPLTPTSACSPDPLTPTSACSPDPLTVTRPCSPDLLTATSLCRPDPLTANYPCSPDPLIATCPCSPDPLSATRPFSPVPITRTCPLHPYPLTATCPLSPQPLTATCHLSLDPLTATSPLCPDPLTATCPLRADPLTATCPLRADPLTVTCPCSPGPDTVTCPLTPDPLNIEETKQRLGDRFAEHLHSVRNKQLHLPVANHFNSPSHSLDDMSIMGLLQCHNNATRRLQEQQLIIRFGTLQPNGINVDFTSFKNSPSPTASQNQPSSSPPATASQNQPSRSLPPTPVQPFPSPDCFPKPAQPVSASLTCCSSHPSLPPTSSHTSISYLPPHPASLTCPSSLD comes from the coding sequence atggaaatgggatacagtgcctcagtgaaatgctcacaacgaattgccccctccagtcctgacccgctctcagcaacttgccccctccgtcctgccccgctcacagcgactttccccatccgtcctgacccgctgacagcgaattGTCCCCTCCGTTCTGACCCactcgcagcgacctgcccctacagtcgtgacccgctcacaccgactagcgcctgcagtcctgacccgctcacaccgactagcgcctgcagtcctgacccgctcacagtgactcgcccctgcagtcctgacctgctcacagcgacttctctctgcagacctgacccactcacagcgaattacccctgcagtcctgacccgctcattgcgacttgcccctgcagtcctgaccccctctcagcgactcgccccttcagtcctgtcccaatcacaaggacttgccctctccatccttacccgctcacagcgacttgccccctcagtcctcagcccctcacagcgacttgccacctcagtcttgacccactcacagcgacctcccccctctgtcctgaccccctcacagcaacctgccccctccgtgctgaccccctcacagcaacctgccccctccgtgctgacccgctcacagtgacttgcccctgcagtcctggccccgacacagtgacctgccccctcactcctgacccgctcaacattgaggaaaccaagcagaggcttggggaccgctttgcagaacacctccactcggttcgcaacaaacaactgcacctcccagtcgcgaaccattttaactccccctcccattccttggacgacatgtccatcatgggcctcctgcagtgccacaataatgccacccgaaggttgcaagaacagcaactcataatccgctttggaaccctgcaacccaatggtatcaatgtggacttcacaagcttcaaaaactccccctccccaactgcatcccaaaaccagcccagttcttcccctcccgcgactgcatcacaaaaccagcccagccgttCCCTTCCCCCGACACCAGTCCAGccgttcccttcccccgactgcttcccaaaaccagcccagcctgtctccgcctccttaacctgttgttcctctcacccatcccttcctcccacctcaagccacacctccatttcctacctaccacctcatcctgcctccttgacctgtccatcttccctggactga